In Neodiprion pinetum isolate iyNeoPine1 chromosome 6, iyNeoPine1.2, whole genome shotgun sequence, one genomic interval encodes:
- the LOC124222480 gene encoding dynein regulatory complex subunit 5 isoform X4 codes for MGAQLSGRSWRLVASSLRRTTFLGVSGKPSGDLFQGSAGVLQRVYRALQRIRIHVENSFARTEQEISYSSPADKADECISEEEDSPNHIPFNEIITRLPNLTEMSINFGLIYMNDGFDWRDFKFSVEDCKNLGSGIKNSVRLAKFSLTRSNLDSHRVAALLHGMAVNNTVVEMNLSHCKLGDLGAQAVGEYLTINKRLRIIHLANNYIGARGAQGIVHGLLQESSAPLKELNLRLNPLTDVGGNHICALILRHQTLESLNISGCSLTTEGGINMAECLASGYVKSPTLELDLSNNELGPIAGEAFEVAVTSCNLIVGLDVRMCNFSKKSEYTISESVARNKKFHRQNRPRQMSSRMSSSSTYPRGVSLAVPPAYTSMQISPAAKIPAGFQDNLRTRSRMMTGSRSAVDDSNAQRLSRNDSASRSKVGSSSMTLSATNEETLSTEPVSANEAPEPRYQLQTHNRFSRRESVLNLQDL; via the exons ATGGGAGCACAACTATCCGGACGATCATGGCGGCTCGTGGCGTCGTCTCTACGTCGAACGACATTTCTCGGAGTATCTGGAAAGCCTTCCGGCGACCTTTTTCAAGGGTCAGCAGGAGTCCTGCAACGAGTTTATAGAGCTCTGCAAAGAATACGTATTCATGTTGAAAATTCGTTCGCTCGTACCGAGCAG GAAATCTCTTACAGCTCGCCGGCGGATAAAGCGGATGAGTGCATATCGGAGGAGGAGGATTCCCCGAATCACATACCtttcaatgaaattataaCTCGCCTGCCCAATCTCACAGAAATGTCCATCAACTTCGGACTGATTTACATGAACGACGGATTCGATTGGAGGGACTTTAA aTTTTCGGTCGAGGACTGCAAGAATCTCGGGTCTGGTATCAAGAACAGTGTGAGATTGGCCAAATTCAGTCTTACCAGGAGCAATCTCGACTCCCATCGTGTTGCGGCTCTGCTTCATGGAATGGCGGTCAATAATACG GTCGTAGAAATGAATCTCTCGCACTGCAAACTCGGCGATCTTGGCGCCCAGGCCGTCGGTGAATATCTAACGATAAATAAACGGCTGAGGATCATTCACCTGGCGAACAACTACATCGGGGCTCGTGGGGCTCAAGGCATCGTCCACGGACTGCTTCAGGAGTCGTCCGCGCCTTTGAAGGAGCTTAATCTGCGGCTCAATCCGCTGACGGACGTTGGTGGCAATCATATCTGTGCAc TCATACTGCGCCACCAGACTCTCGAGAGTTTGAACATCAGCGGTTGCAGCCTGACCACCGAGGGCGGAATAAACATGGCCGAATGCTTGGCTTCCGGCTACGTAAAATCGCCGACACTCGAATTGGACCTGTCGAACAACGAGCTTGGACCGATCG CTGGAGAAGCTTTCGAAGTGGCGGTGACCTCTTGCAACCTCATCGTCGGTCTCGACGTCAGGATGTGCAATTTTTCCAAGAAGTCTGAGTACACGATCAGCGAGTCCGTCGCAAG AAACAAGAAATTTCACAGACAGAACCGGCCACGTCAAATGTCCAGCAGAATGAGCTCCAGTAGTACGTATCCACGTGGGGTCAGCCTCGCCGTTCCGCCGGCTTATACGTCGATGCAAATTTCCCCCGCTGCCAAAATTCCTGCTGGATTCCAAGACAATCTCCGAACGCGTTCAAGGATGATGACAG GGTCCAGGAGTGCTGTTGACGATTCAAATGCCCAGAGATTGTCTCGTAACGATTCGGCGAGCAGGTCGAAGGTCGGAAGTTCATCGATGACCTTGTCGGCAACCAATGAAGAAACTTTGTCGACCGAACCAGTTTCCGCCAACGAAGCCCCGGAACCTCG
- the Su(fu) gene encoding suppressor of fused homolog, translating into MFANMREREDFLRGLPSGQPSQGPSPGAPGLDALHNLCREIYPEQSNPLTVTAIVKYWLGGPDPLDYISMYENPGYPELGVPPHWHYVSLGLSDLHGDGRLHPKSEPGCLSGFGFELTFRLVRKRGETTPPTWPANVMQQLAKYVFNSGNMLLPGDHVSWHAPLDNANGKITQILMGRDPQLPTSASTPHGEVTFVQIVGVTSEELQAAQHWNGLGVVNLLKTTRSYGPWLVTDMARTYSVMEEDPSLAERIQCGIEREGSNLSGVSAKCWWVQMASDRSTEKYREPRNDSEDDDDDGEDVKPTIKTERLSPCENNGNFDEENGIRTLPGIHLTFNLEAGGLLPLAIKGRVMHGRHFTFKSILSHAAVTIVAPTVTGTLVTEEKPYVVQGPWLQVLLSEDLAEKMAQEFQILNSPEQLELPKTFSWPEYKLAVTIVND; encoded by the exons ATGTTCGCGAATATGAGGGAAAGGGAGGATTTTTTGAGGGGCCTACCTTCGGGTCAGCCGAGCCAAGGACCCTCGCCCGGGGCCCCAGGACTTGACGCTTTGCACAACCTTTGCAGGGAGATTTATCCCGAGCAGAGTAACCCGCTGACCGTTACAGCGATCGTCAAATACTG GTTGGGTGGGCCAGATCCACTAGACTACATTAGCATGTATGAGAATCCTGGGTATCCTGAGCTTGGGGTACCACCCCACTGGCACTATGTTAG CCTGGGCTTGTCTGATTTGCACGGCGATGGACGATTGCATCCAAAAAGCGAGCCAGGTTGCCTGAGTGGGTTTGGATTTGAGCTGACATTCAGACTAGTTAGGAAAAGGGGAGAAACCACACCACCGACATGGCCCGCAAACGTGATGCAGCAACTAGCCAAGTACGTGTTTAATTCTGGAAATATGCTGCTGCCCGGTGACCACGTGTCGTGGCACGCCCCACTCGACAATGCAAATGGAAAAATAACGCAGATACTCATGGGGCGAGATCCACAGCTACCAACTTCGGCGTCTACACCTCACGGAGAG GTTACTTTCGTACAAATAGTCGGAGTTACTTCGGAAGAGCTGCAGGCGGCGCAACATTGGAACGGACTAGGCGTCGTAAACCTTCTCAAAACAACCAGGAGTTACGGACCTTGGCTAGTAACTGATATGGCAAGGACGTATTCAGTTATGGAGGAAGATCCCTCTCTCGCCGAGAGAATACAGTGTGGCATAGAGAGAGAGGGATCAAATCTAAGCGGAGTTTCTGCAAAGTGCTG GTGGGTACAAATGGCCAGCGATAgaagcactgaaaaatatcgtgagCCCCGGAATGACTCTGaagacgacgatgacgacggcGAAGACGTCAAGCCAACAATAAAAACCGAACGATTATCACCCTGTGAAAACAATGGAAATTTCGACGAAGAAAACGGCATAAGAACGTTACCAGGAATACATTTAACTTTCAACTTGGAGGCTGGTGGTCTCTTGCCCCTGGCAATAAA GGGTCGCGTAATGCATGGTAGGCATTTTACATTCAAATCTATATTATCGCATGCTGCGGTCACAATAGTAGCTCCCACAGTGACTGGCACTTTGGTGACCGAAGAAAAGCCATACGTAGTACAAGGGCCTTGGCTGCAAGTTCTGCTTTCCGAAGATCTTGCCGAAAAAATGGCACaggaatttcagattttaaatTCACCTGAACAA ctTGAACTTCCAAAAACCTTCTCCTGGCCAGAGTACAAATTGGCGGTGACCATTGTGAATGATTGA
- the LOC124222480 gene encoding dynein regulatory complex subunit 5 isoform X3: MHVLVEHWQDNPILDELPTPVDRDLLLELLPTNLPFELTIKWIPDEVFWKRAASDRWEHNYPDDHGGSWRRLYVERHFSEYLESLPATFFKGQQESCNEFIELCKEYVFMLKIRSLVPSSSPADKADECISEEEDSPNHIPFNEIITRLPNLTEMSINFGLIYMNDGFDWRDFKFSVEDCKNLGSGIKNSVRLAKFSLTRSNLDSHRVAALLHGMAVNNTVVEMNLSHCKLGDLGAQAVGEYLTINKRLRIIHLANNYIGARGAQGIVHGLLQESSAPLKELNLRLNPLTDVGGNHICALILRHQTLESLNISGCSLTTEGGINMAECLASGYVKSPTLELDLSNNELGPIAGEAFEVAVTSCNLIVGLDVRMCNFSKKSEYTISESVARNKKFHRQNRPRQMSSRMSSSSTYPRGVSLAVPPAYTSMQISPAAKIPAGFQDNLRTRSRMMTGSRSAVDDSNAQRLSRNDSASRSKVGSSSMTLSATNEETLSTEPVSANEAPEPRYQLQTHNRFSRRESVLNLQDL; encoded by the exons ATGCACGTCCTCGTTGAACATTGGCAGGACAACCCTATCCTTGACGAATTGCCGACCCCCGTTGATCGGGACCTGCTCTTAGAACTCCTGCCGACGAATCTTCCCTTCGAGCTGACGATCAAGTGGATACCTGACGAGGTCTTCTGGAAACGTGCGGCCAGTGACAG ATGGGAGCACAACTATCCGGACGATCATGGCGGCTCGTGGCGTCGTCTCTACGTCGAACGACATTTCTCGGAGTATCTGGAAAGCCTTCCGGCGACCTTTTTCAAGGGTCAGCAGGAGTCCTGCAACGAGTTTATAGAGCTCTGCAAAGAATACGTATTCATGTTGAAAATTCGTTCGCTCGTACCGAGCAG CTCGCCGGCGGATAAAGCGGATGAGTGCATATCGGAGGAGGAGGATTCCCCGAATCACATACCtttcaatgaaattataaCTCGCCTGCCCAATCTCACAGAAATGTCCATCAACTTCGGACTGATTTACATGAACGACGGATTCGATTGGAGGGACTTTAA aTTTTCGGTCGAGGACTGCAAGAATCTCGGGTCTGGTATCAAGAACAGTGTGAGATTGGCCAAATTCAGTCTTACCAGGAGCAATCTCGACTCCCATCGTGTTGCGGCTCTGCTTCATGGAATGGCGGTCAATAATACG GTCGTAGAAATGAATCTCTCGCACTGCAAACTCGGCGATCTTGGCGCCCAGGCCGTCGGTGAATATCTAACGATAAATAAACGGCTGAGGATCATTCACCTGGCGAACAACTACATCGGGGCTCGTGGGGCTCAAGGCATCGTCCACGGACTGCTTCAGGAGTCGTCCGCGCCTTTGAAGGAGCTTAATCTGCGGCTCAATCCGCTGACGGACGTTGGTGGCAATCATATCTGTGCAc TCATACTGCGCCACCAGACTCTCGAGAGTTTGAACATCAGCGGTTGCAGCCTGACCACCGAGGGCGGAATAAACATGGCCGAATGCTTGGCTTCCGGCTACGTAAAATCGCCGACACTCGAATTGGACCTGTCGAACAACGAGCTTGGACCGATCG CTGGAGAAGCTTTCGAAGTGGCGGTGACCTCTTGCAACCTCATCGTCGGTCTCGACGTCAGGATGTGCAATTTTTCCAAGAAGTCTGAGTACACGATCAGCGAGTCCGTCGCAAG AAACAAGAAATTTCACAGACAGAACCGGCCACGTCAAATGTCCAGCAGAATGAGCTCCAGTAGTACGTATCCACGTGGGGTCAGCCTCGCCGTTCCGCCGGCTTATACGTCGATGCAAATTTCCCCCGCTGCCAAAATTCCTGCTGGATTCCAAGACAATCTCCGAACGCGTTCAAGGATGATGACAG GGTCCAGGAGTGCTGTTGACGATTCAAATGCCCAGAGATTGTCTCGTAACGATTCGGCGAGCAGGTCGAAGGTCGGAAGTTCATCGATGACCTTGTCGGCAACCAATGAAGAAACTTTGTCGACCGAACCAGTTTCCGCCAACGAAGCCCCGGAACCTCG
- the eIF2Bbeta gene encoding translation initiation factor eIF2B subunit beta isoform X1, which translates to MVADVPDNIHPSVLTLIRDINYGRINGSYNIVVSTVSLLKNIINNSEWNTAEELMKLIKENGKVLIDSVPIESSIGSMVRRILKIIREEYISELKHRTEETDPQESLHKILTAGGDQENDYSHSVPSLKSALIEHITEFQVELETCSENITEQASEHIHSNEIIMTLGRSRMVEDFLKKATESRTFEVIVAEGAPFLNGHEMAVNLAKAKIKTTLISDVAIFAMMSRVNKVIIGTHTVMANGGLRSITGCHTVALAAKHYSVPVTVLLPLYKLSPLYLCSYEQDAFNKHVSPTQGVIDGTNSLLMEKIQAYNPVFDYVPPELVTLFVTNTLVITLHTAFNVRQIIPTYFFSFQWRKCTVLHLQIAKRVVPSR; encoded by the exons ATGGTAGCTGATGTTCCTGATAATATCCACCCTAGTGTGTTAACCTTGATAAGGGATATTAATTACGG GAGAATCAATGGTAGTTACAACATCGTAGTATCGACCGTATCGCTATTAAAGAATATCATTAACAATTCAGAATGGAATACCGCGGA AGAATTGATGAAATTGATCAAAGAAAATGGTAAAGTTCTGATCGATTCTGTACCGATAGAATCGTCGATAGGTAGTATGGTTCGTAGGATACTGAAAATCATCAGGGAAGAGTACATATCGGAGTTGAAACATAGAACGGAAGAGACGGACCCTCAGGAATCCCTTCATAAAATTCTTACCGCAGGAGGAGATCAGGAAAATGACTATTCCCATTCCGTTCCCTCTCTGAAGTCCGCACTCATCGAACACATTACAGAATTTCAAGTCGAACTGGAAACTTG CTCGGAAAATATTACCGAGCAAGCGTCGGAACACATTCACTCCAATGAAATTATCATGACACTGGGAAGATCCAGGATGGTTgaggattttttgaaaaaagccACAGAGTCAAGGACTTTCGAAGTCATCGTAGCCGAAGGTGCACCATTTCTTAAT GGCCACGAAATGGCTGTAAATTTAGCCAAGGCAAAGATTAAGACGACTCTGATATCTGACGTGGCTATATTCGCTATGATGTCTAGggtaaataaagtaataattgGAACTCACACAGTCATGGCTAACGGAGGGCTCAGGTCTATCACAGGATGTCACACAGTTGCGTTGGCGGCTAAGCATTATTCTGTACCGGTTACAGTCCTACTACCGTTGTACAAATTGTCGCCTTTGTATCTTTGCTCGTACGAACAAGATGCTTTCAACAAACACGTCTCTCCGACGCAAGGTGTTATAGATGGTACCAATTCTCTActgatggaaaaaattcaagcctACAACCCCGTCTTCGATTACGTTCCACCGGAACTCGTCACGTTGTTTGTTACCAACACGTTAGTCATCACTTTACACACAGCTTTCAATGTGAGGCAAATCATTCCaacatactttttttcttttcagtgGAGGAAATGCACCGTCCTACATCTACAGATTGCTAAGCGAGTTGTACCATCCCGATGA
- the amrt gene encoding TM2 domain-containing protein amaretto yields MRLTFQIVILTCLSSSFVKCSAVSEANKTATSDYRFNGPLVLCNFLPKEFIECAEPIDHKGNKTAKEELGYGCVKFGGSRYEDVERTKVTCEVLPEIECHGVRTFFRGGVPCIKYSGHYFTTTLLYSILLGFVGVDRFCLGQTGTAVGKLLTLGGVGVWWIVDVILLVTNSLQPEDGSNWNPYV; encoded by the exons ATGAGGTTAACGTTTCAGATTGTCATTTTGACCTGCCTTTCCTCGAGCTTTGTCAAATGCTCGGCCGTTTCCGAAGCGAATAAGACGGCAACGAGCGATTACAGATTCAATGGGCCCCTGGTattgtgcaatttttt GCCCAAGGAATTCATCGAGTGTGCTGAACCCATTGATCACAAGGGGAACAAAACTGCCAAGGAAGAGCTTGGGTACGGCTGTGTAAAG TTCGGTGGTTCTCGTTACGAGGATGTGGAACGGACCAAAGTAACTTGCGAGGTTTTGCCAGAGATCGAATGTCACGGAGTCAGAACGTTTTTCCGAGGAGGGGTCCCGTGTATTAAATATAGCGGACATTATTTTACTACCACGTTGCTCTATAGCATTCTGTTAGGCTTCGTTGGTGTCGATAGATTTTGCTTAGGACAAACGGGAACTGCCGTCGGTAAGCTTTTGACTTTGGGCGGTGTTGGCGTTTGGTGGATCGTTGACGTTATTTTATTGGTGACCAATTCTCTGCAGCCCGAAGACGGTAGCAACTGGAATCCTTATGTCTGA
- the LOC124222480 gene encoding dynein regulatory complex subunit 5 isoform X2: MRIPYTISRNVFETYRCSQQTIQLPNEQERTLRPEDENWDANIVPELKVLAMHVLVEHWQDNPILDELPTPVDRDLLLELLPTNLPFELTIKWIPDEVFWKRAASDRWEHNYPDDHGGSWRRLYVERHFSEYLESLPATFFKGQQESCNEFIELCKEYVFMLKIRSLVPSSSPADKADECISEEEDSPNHIPFNEIITRLPNLTEMSINFGLIYMNDGFDWRDFKFSVEDCKNLGSGIKNSVRLAKFSLTRSNLDSHRVAALLHGMAVNNTVVEMNLSHCKLGDLGAQAVGEYLTINKRLRIIHLANNYIGARGAQGIVHGLLQESSAPLKELNLRLNPLTDVGGNHICALILRHQTLESLNISGCSLTTEGGINMAECLASGYVKSPTLELDLSNNELGPIAGEAFEVAVTSCNLIVGLDVRMCNFSKKSEYTISESVARNKKFHRQNRPRQMSSRMSSSSTYPRGVSLAVPPAYTSMQISPAAKIPAGFQDNLRTRSRMMTGSRSAVDDSNAQRLSRNDSASRSKVGSSSMTLSATNEETLSTEPVSANEAPEPRCQSGRTRADEKRWVKWIHCC; this comes from the exons aTGAGGATACCCTACACAATCTCGAGGAACGTGTTTGAAACTTACAG ATGTTCACAGCAAACGATTCAGCTACCGAACGAACAAGAGCGAACTCTCAGGCCGGAGGATGAGAACTGGGACGCGAACATTGTGCCTGAACTTAAGGTCCTTGCGATGCACGTCCTCGTTGAACATTGGCAGGACAACCCTATCCTTGACGAATTGCCGACCCCCGTTGATCGGGACCTGCTCTTAGAACTCCTGCCGACGAATCTTCCCTTCGAGCTGACGATCAAGTGGATACCTGACGAGGTCTTCTGGAAACGTGCGGCCAGTGACAG ATGGGAGCACAACTATCCGGACGATCATGGCGGCTCGTGGCGTCGTCTCTACGTCGAACGACATTTCTCGGAGTATCTGGAAAGCCTTCCGGCGACCTTTTTCAAGGGTCAGCAGGAGTCCTGCAACGAGTTTATAGAGCTCTGCAAAGAATACGTATTCATGTTGAAAATTCGTTCGCTCGTACCGAGCAG CTCGCCGGCGGATAAAGCGGATGAGTGCATATCGGAGGAGGAGGATTCCCCGAATCACATACCtttcaatgaaattataaCTCGCCTGCCCAATCTCACAGAAATGTCCATCAACTTCGGACTGATTTACATGAACGACGGATTCGATTGGAGGGACTTTAA aTTTTCGGTCGAGGACTGCAAGAATCTCGGGTCTGGTATCAAGAACAGTGTGAGATTGGCCAAATTCAGTCTTACCAGGAGCAATCTCGACTCCCATCGTGTTGCGGCTCTGCTTCATGGAATGGCGGTCAATAATACG GTCGTAGAAATGAATCTCTCGCACTGCAAACTCGGCGATCTTGGCGCCCAGGCCGTCGGTGAATATCTAACGATAAATAAACGGCTGAGGATCATTCACCTGGCGAACAACTACATCGGGGCTCGTGGGGCTCAAGGCATCGTCCACGGACTGCTTCAGGAGTCGTCCGCGCCTTTGAAGGAGCTTAATCTGCGGCTCAATCCGCTGACGGACGTTGGTGGCAATCATATCTGTGCAc TCATACTGCGCCACCAGACTCTCGAGAGTTTGAACATCAGCGGTTGCAGCCTGACCACCGAGGGCGGAATAAACATGGCCGAATGCTTGGCTTCCGGCTACGTAAAATCGCCGACACTCGAATTGGACCTGTCGAACAACGAGCTTGGACCGATCG CTGGAGAAGCTTTCGAAGTGGCGGTGACCTCTTGCAACCTCATCGTCGGTCTCGACGTCAGGATGTGCAATTTTTCCAAGAAGTCTGAGTACACGATCAGCGAGTCCGTCGCAAG AAACAAGAAATTTCACAGACAGAACCGGCCACGTCAAATGTCCAGCAGAATGAGCTCCAGTAGTACGTATCCACGTGGGGTCAGCCTCGCCGTTCCGCCGGCTTATACGTCGATGCAAATTTCCCCCGCTGCCAAAATTCCTGCTGGATTCCAAGACAATCTCCGAACGCGTTCAAGGATGATGACAG GGTCCAGGAGTGCTGTTGACGATTCAAATGCCCAGAGATTGTCTCGTAACGATTCGGCGAGCAGGTCGAAGGTCGGAAGTTCATCGATGACCTTGTCGGCAACCAATGAAGAAACTTTGTCGACCGAACCAGTTTCCGCCAACGAAGCCCCGGAACCTCG
- the LOC124222480 gene encoding dynein regulatory complex subunit 5 isoform X1, whose product MRIPYTISRNVFETYRCSQQTIQLPNEQERTLRPEDENWDANIVPELKVLAMHVLVEHWQDNPILDELPTPVDRDLLLELLPTNLPFELTIKWIPDEVFWKRAASDRWEHNYPDDHGGSWRRLYVERHFSEYLESLPATFFKGQQESCNEFIELCKEYVFMLKIRSLVPSSSPADKADECISEEEDSPNHIPFNEIITRLPNLTEMSINFGLIYMNDGFDWRDFKFSVEDCKNLGSGIKNSVRLAKFSLTRSNLDSHRVAALLHGMAVNNTVVEMNLSHCKLGDLGAQAVGEYLTINKRLRIIHLANNYIGARGAQGIVHGLLQESSAPLKELNLRLNPLTDVGGNHICALILRHQTLESLNISGCSLTTEGGINMAECLASGYVKSPTLELDLSNNELGPIAGEAFEVAVTSCNLIVGLDVRMCNFSKKSEYTISESVARNKKFHRQNRPRQMSSRMSSSSTYPRGVSLAVPPAYTSMQISPAAKIPAGFQDNLRTRSRMMTGSRSAVDDSNAQRLSRNDSASRSKVGSSSMTLSATNEETLSTEPVSANEAPEPRYQLQTHNRFSRRESVLNLQDL is encoded by the exons aTGAGGATACCCTACACAATCTCGAGGAACGTGTTTGAAACTTACAG ATGTTCACAGCAAACGATTCAGCTACCGAACGAACAAGAGCGAACTCTCAGGCCGGAGGATGAGAACTGGGACGCGAACATTGTGCCTGAACTTAAGGTCCTTGCGATGCACGTCCTCGTTGAACATTGGCAGGACAACCCTATCCTTGACGAATTGCCGACCCCCGTTGATCGGGACCTGCTCTTAGAACTCCTGCCGACGAATCTTCCCTTCGAGCTGACGATCAAGTGGATACCTGACGAGGTCTTCTGGAAACGTGCGGCCAGTGACAG ATGGGAGCACAACTATCCGGACGATCATGGCGGCTCGTGGCGTCGTCTCTACGTCGAACGACATTTCTCGGAGTATCTGGAAAGCCTTCCGGCGACCTTTTTCAAGGGTCAGCAGGAGTCCTGCAACGAGTTTATAGAGCTCTGCAAAGAATACGTATTCATGTTGAAAATTCGTTCGCTCGTACCGAGCAG CTCGCCGGCGGATAAAGCGGATGAGTGCATATCGGAGGAGGAGGATTCCCCGAATCACATACCtttcaatgaaattataaCTCGCCTGCCCAATCTCACAGAAATGTCCATCAACTTCGGACTGATTTACATGAACGACGGATTCGATTGGAGGGACTTTAA aTTTTCGGTCGAGGACTGCAAGAATCTCGGGTCTGGTATCAAGAACAGTGTGAGATTGGCCAAATTCAGTCTTACCAGGAGCAATCTCGACTCCCATCGTGTTGCGGCTCTGCTTCATGGAATGGCGGTCAATAATACG GTCGTAGAAATGAATCTCTCGCACTGCAAACTCGGCGATCTTGGCGCCCAGGCCGTCGGTGAATATCTAACGATAAATAAACGGCTGAGGATCATTCACCTGGCGAACAACTACATCGGGGCTCGTGGGGCTCAAGGCATCGTCCACGGACTGCTTCAGGAGTCGTCCGCGCCTTTGAAGGAGCTTAATCTGCGGCTCAATCCGCTGACGGACGTTGGTGGCAATCATATCTGTGCAc TCATACTGCGCCACCAGACTCTCGAGAGTTTGAACATCAGCGGTTGCAGCCTGACCACCGAGGGCGGAATAAACATGGCCGAATGCTTGGCTTCCGGCTACGTAAAATCGCCGACACTCGAATTGGACCTGTCGAACAACGAGCTTGGACCGATCG CTGGAGAAGCTTTCGAAGTGGCGGTGACCTCTTGCAACCTCATCGTCGGTCTCGACGTCAGGATGTGCAATTTTTCCAAGAAGTCTGAGTACACGATCAGCGAGTCCGTCGCAAG AAACAAGAAATTTCACAGACAGAACCGGCCACGTCAAATGTCCAGCAGAATGAGCTCCAGTAGTACGTATCCACGTGGGGTCAGCCTCGCCGTTCCGCCGGCTTATACGTCGATGCAAATTTCCCCCGCTGCCAAAATTCCTGCTGGATTCCAAGACAATCTCCGAACGCGTTCAAGGATGATGACAG GGTCCAGGAGTGCTGTTGACGATTCAAATGCCCAGAGATTGTCTCGTAACGATTCGGCGAGCAGGTCGAAGGTCGGAAGTTCATCGATGACCTTGTCGGCAACCAATGAAGAAACTTTGTCGACCGAACCAGTTTCCGCCAACGAAGCCCCGGAACCTCG
- the eIF2Bbeta gene encoding translation initiation factor eIF2B subunit beta isoform X2, which produces MVADVPDNIHPSVLTLIRDINYGRINGSYNIVVSTVSLLKNIINNSEWNTAEELMKLIKENGKVLIDSVPIESSIGSMVRRILKIIREEYISELKHRTEETDPQESLHKILTAGGDQENDYSHSVPSLKSALIEHITEFQVELETCSENITEQASEHIHSNEIIMTLGRSRMVEDFLKKATESRTFEVIVAEGAPFLNGHEMAVNLAKAKIKTTLISDVAIFAMMSRVNKVIIGTHTVMANGGLRSITGCHTVALAAKHYSVPVTVLLPLYKLSPLYLCSYEQDAFNKHVSPTQGVIDGTNSLLMEKIQAYNPVFDYVPPELVTLFVTNTGGNAPSYIYRLLSELYHPDDYEL; this is translated from the exons ATGGTAGCTGATGTTCCTGATAATATCCACCCTAGTGTGTTAACCTTGATAAGGGATATTAATTACGG GAGAATCAATGGTAGTTACAACATCGTAGTATCGACCGTATCGCTATTAAAGAATATCATTAACAATTCAGAATGGAATACCGCGGA AGAATTGATGAAATTGATCAAAGAAAATGGTAAAGTTCTGATCGATTCTGTACCGATAGAATCGTCGATAGGTAGTATGGTTCGTAGGATACTGAAAATCATCAGGGAAGAGTACATATCGGAGTTGAAACATAGAACGGAAGAGACGGACCCTCAGGAATCCCTTCATAAAATTCTTACCGCAGGAGGAGATCAGGAAAATGACTATTCCCATTCCGTTCCCTCTCTGAAGTCCGCACTCATCGAACACATTACAGAATTTCAAGTCGAACTGGAAACTTG CTCGGAAAATATTACCGAGCAAGCGTCGGAACACATTCACTCCAATGAAATTATCATGACACTGGGAAGATCCAGGATGGTTgaggattttttgaaaaaagccACAGAGTCAAGGACTTTCGAAGTCATCGTAGCCGAAGGTGCACCATTTCTTAAT GGCCACGAAATGGCTGTAAATTTAGCCAAGGCAAAGATTAAGACGACTCTGATATCTGACGTGGCTATATTCGCTATGATGTCTAGggtaaataaagtaataattgGAACTCACACAGTCATGGCTAACGGAGGGCTCAGGTCTATCACAGGATGTCACACAGTTGCGTTGGCGGCTAAGCATTATTCTGTACCGGTTACAGTCCTACTACCGTTGTACAAATTGTCGCCTTTGTATCTTTGCTCGTACGAACAAGATGCTTTCAACAAACACGTCTCTCCGACGCAAGGTGTTATAGATGGTACCAATTCTCTActgatggaaaaaattcaagcctACAACCCCGTCTTCGATTACGTTCCACCGGAACTCGTCACGTTGTTTGTTACCAACAC tgGAGGAAATGCACCGTCCTACATCTACAGATTGCTAAGCGAGTTGTACCATCCCGATGACTACGAATTATAA